The DNA region CGATGGATTGCGCCACCAGGCCGACGATGAAGGGCTCCAGGGCATAACGCAGCTGGATCACATCCTCGATGCTGTGGTCGCGGGGCGCCGTGATGGCGAGTTCCGCTGCCTCGCGCCCCATCACCTGGACGCCCTTGCCGGGCAGCGAGCGGACCATGCCGAGGGTTTCCAGCACCGTCACCGCCTCGCGCAGGCAGGGCCGGCTGATGCCCAGTTGCTCGGCCAGTTCGCGCTGGCCCGGGAGCATCTCGCCGACGGCCCAGCGCCCCTGCTCGATGGACTCGCGCAGCGACTGGACGATGGACCCCACCAGGGTCGATGAGCTGTTCACTGTTCCTTCCTCCTTGTGAAGCCGGACCAGGCAGGCCGGGCCGCAGCATGATGCAGCCCGGCGACGCCCTTCTCAATCCGCCGTCGGCTTGGCGCCGAGGCGGTCCTTGAACGCAAAGCCCTGCTCGCCCGCCAGCACGCTGCGGGCGCGGCCCAGGTCGATGTCCTTTTCCCAACGGGCGATGGCCACGGTGGCGATGCAGTTGCCGATCAGGTTGGTCAGCGCGCGGCCGATGCCCATGAACCAGTCCACCGACAGCACCAGCACCAGGCCCACGACGGGGATCGCTGGCACGGCCGCGAGCGTGGCGGCGAGGATCACCAGGGCCGAGCCGGGAATGCCGTGGGCGCCCTTGGAGGTGACCAGCGACACCAGCAGGATGGTGACCAGGTCGTTCATCGCCAGCGGCGTGCCGGTGGCATGGGCGATGAAGACGATGGCCAGGGTCAGGTAGATGGAGAAGCCGTCCAGGTTGAACGAGTAGCCGGTGGGGATGACCAGGCCGACCGTGGAACTGCGGATGCCCAGGTGCTCCAGCTTACGCATGATCTGCGGCAGCACGGCGTCCGAGGAGGCCGTGCCGAGGACGATCAGCAGCTCCTCGCGCAGGTAGCCGAGGAACGGCCACAGGCGCAGCCCGGAAACCCGCAGCACGGTCCCCAGCACCAGCAGCACGAACACCGCGCAGGTGGCGTAGAACACCACCACCAGGCCGCCCAGGTGGCGCAGCGAATCGACCCCGTACTTGCTGGTGGTGAACGCGATGGCGCCGAACACGCCGATGGGCGCCAGGCGCACGATCATGCCCATGATGCGGAAGATCACATGGCTCATCTCGTTGATCAGCCGGGCCACGCCCGACGCCGCCTCGCCCACCTGGTTCAGCGCGCAGCCGAACAGCACCGAGAACAGCAGCACCTGGAGGATGTCGTTGCTGGCGAAAGCGCCGATCACGGACGCCGGGATCAGCCCCATGACGAAGTCCACCGGCCCGTGCAGGTCACCGGTGCGCGAGGTGTAAAGCGAGGCATCGCCGGCCGGCAACTGGCCGAGGTCGATGTTGGCGCCCACCCCCAGACCGCCGCCATAGGCCACCAGCAGGCCGATCAGCAGCGCCACCGTGGTCAGCACCTCGAAATACACCACCGCCTTGAAGCCGATGCGACCGACCTTCTTCAGGTCCCCCGCGCCGGAAATGCCACTCACCACCACGCAGA from Pseudomonas tohonis includes:
- a CDS encoding C4-dicarboxylate transporter DctA; this translates as MLKWCSRSIFLQVVIGLVIGILCGIGFPEFSAQLKPLGDGFIKLIKMLIALIVFCVVVSGISGAGDLKKVGRIGFKAVVYFEVLTTVALLIGLLVAYGGGLGVGANIDLGQLPAGDASLYTSRTGDLHGPVDFVMGLIPASVIGAFASNDILQVLLFSVLFGCALNQVGEAASGVARLINEMSHVIFRIMGMIVRLAPIGVFGAIAFTTSKYGVDSLRHLGGLVVVFYATCAVFVLLVLGTVLRVSGLRLWPFLGYLREELLIVLGTASSDAVLPQIMRKLEHLGIRSSTVGLVIPTGYSFNLDGFSIYLTLAIVFIAHATGTPLAMNDLVTILLVSLVTSKGAHGIPGSALVILAATLAAVPAIPVVGLVLVLSVDWFMGIGRALTNLIGNCIATVAIARWEKDIDLGRARSVLAGEQGFAFKDRLGAKPTAD